Proteins from one Panicum virgatum strain AP13 chromosome 7K, P.virgatum_v5, whole genome shotgun sequence genomic window:
- the LOC120640713 gene encoding vacuolar protein-sorting-associated protein 11 homolog isoform X2 translates to MFLSPLEMMISRLRSHQQQEEGSSTTAPFCVQILRVFTDHFPQAKITSFMVLEEAPPILLIAIGLDNGFIYCIKGDIARERITRFKLQVEAASDGSTSLPITGLGFRVEGQAHQLFAVTPSSVTLFNLHVQPPRRQTLDQIGCQTNAVAMSDRMDLIIGRPEAVYFYEVDGRGPCWAFDGEKKFVGWFRGYLLCIIEDQRTQKGTLNVYDLKNRLIAHSMPVGDVSHLVCEWGYIILIMADKKIMCIGEKDMESKLDMLFKKNLYTIAINLVQSQQADPASTAEVLRKYGDHLYGKQEYDEAMSQYIHTIGHLEPSYVIQKFLDAKRIYNLTNYLEKLHDRGLASKDHTTLLLNCYTKLKDVEKLNDFIKDEDGIGEIKFDVETAIRVCRAAGYHEHAMFVAKKAGRHELYLKILLEDLGRYDEALQYISSLEANQAGLTVKEYGKILVEHRPAETVEILLRLCTDLGDPTTRRGSNSMHLLMIPSPIDFVNIFVHSAQYLMEFLENYIKAVKDSPAQTEIHNTLLELYISNDLSFLSISQENGFENHNTKETNGMETANGYKSGTRDKSNLGKEDTKIAKNIVDRRMKGLALLKSAWTSEMQDPLYDVDLALILCNTHAFKDGLLFLYEKLKLYKEVISCYKQAHDHEGLIACCKKLGDSSQGGDPSLWGDLLKYFGELGEDCSKEVKEVLTYIEKEDVVPPIVVLQTLSKNPFLTLSVVKDYIARKLEQESKLIEDDRKSIDKYQEETELMKREIEDLKTNAKVFQLSKCTACTFTLDLPAVHFMCMHSFHLRCLGDNEKECPECAPEYRSIMEAKQKLEQNARDHDLFFRQLRGSKDGFSVVADYFSKGIVSKTTVPPENGQ, encoded by the exons ATGTTCTTGTCACCGTTGGAGATGATGATCAGTCGTCTTCGCAGTCATCAGCA ACAAGAAGAGGGATCAAGTACAACAGCTCCTTTCTGTGTTCAAATTTTGCGGGTCTTCACAGATCACTTTCCTCAAGCAAAG ATTACATCATTTATGGTTCTAGAAGAAGCACCACCTATACTGTTAATTGCCATTGGACTGGACAATGGTTTCATTTATTGCATCAAAGGTGACATTGCACGTGAGCGTATTACACGCTTCAAGTTGCAGGTTGAGGCTGCTTCAGATGGCAGCACTAGTTTGCCTATCACTGGCCTTGGTTTCCGAGTTGAGGGGCAAGCACATCAGCTCTTTGCTGTAACTCCTAGTTCTGTAACCTTGTTCAACTTGCATGTTCAACCACCAAGGAGGCAAACACTTGATCAGATTGGTTGCCAGACTAATGCTGTGGCAATGAGTGACCGAATG GATCTAATTATCGGTAGACCTGAAGCTGTGTATTTCTATGAAGTTGATGGTAGGGGTCCTTGTTGGGCATTTGATGGTGAGAAAAAGTTCGTAGGTTGGTTTCGAGGCTACTTACTTTGCATTATCGAAGATCAGAGGACTCAGAAGGGTACCCTTAATGTTTATGACCTTAAGAATCGTCTAATTGCACATAGCATGCCTGTGGGGGATGTTTCACACTTGGTCTGTGAGTGGGGTTATATTATTCTTATTATGGCTGACAAAAAGATTATGTGCATTGGAGAGAAAGACATGGAAAGTAAGCTTGACATGTTGTTCAAGAAAAATCTTTATACAATTGCAATCAATCTTGTACAAAGTCAGCAGGCTGATCCTGCTTCGACTGCTGAGGTTCTGCGAAAGTATGGTGACCATCTGTATGGGAAACAGGAATATGATGAGGCTATGTCCCAGTATATCCACACAATTGGTCATCTTGAACCATCATATGTTATACAGAAGTTCCTTGATGCAAAGCGCATCTACAACCTGACAAATTATTTAGAGAAGTTACATGATAGAGGGTTAGCATCCAAAGACCACACCACCCTTCTGTTGAACTGCTATACCAAATTGAAAGATGTGGAGAAACTTAACgatttcatcaaagatgaaGATGGGATAGGTGAAATAAAGTTTGATGTGGAAACTGCTATAAGAGTATGCCGTGCTGCTGGATATCATGAGCATGCTATGTTTGTGGCAAAAAAGGCCGGGAGGCATGAGTTGTACTTGAAAATTTTACTTGAGGATCTGGGTAGATATGATGAGGCACTGCAATATATATCTAGTCTTGAGGCAAATCAAGCAGGTCTTACTGTAAAAGAATATGGGAAAATTCTTGTGGAACATAGACCTGCTGAAACAGTTGAAATACTATTAAGGCTCTGTACCGATCTTGGAGATCCTACAACAAGAAGAGGTTCAAACAGCATGCACTTGCTTATGATACCATCGCCAATAGATTTTGTGAATATATTTGTGCACAGCGCACAATATCTTATGGAATTTCTGGAAAATTATATCAAAGCAGTCAAGGACTCACCTGCGCAGACAGAAATTCATAACACCCTTCTGGAGCTCTATATTTCAAATGATTTGAGCTTCCTTTCTATCTCACAAGAAAATGGCTTTGAGAATCACAATACCAAAGAAACGAATGGTATGGAAACTGCAAATGGCTATAAGTCTGGAACAAGAGACAAATCAAATCTAGGAAAAGAAGATACTAAAATAGCAAAGAATATTGTTGATAGGAGGATGAAAGGGCTTGCATTACTCAAATCTGCTTGGACATCTGAGATGCAAGATCCTTTGTATGATGTTGATCTTGCTCTTATTCTTTGTAATACACATGCATTCAAAGATGGATTGCTCTTTCTGTATGAGAAACTAAAACTTTACAAAGAAGTTATTAGTTGTTACAAGCAAGCTCACGATCACGAAGGTTTAATTGCATGCTGCAAGAAGCTGGGGGACTCGTCTCAAGGAGGGGATCCATCTCTGTGGGGTGATCTGTTGAAGTATTTTGGGGAACTCGGGGAAGACTGCTCTAAAGAAGTTAAAGAGGTCTTGACCTACATTGAAAAGGAGGATGTTGTGCCTCCCATTGTTGTGCTACAGACACTATCAAAAAACCCATTTTTGACGCTCTCAGTTGTCAAGGATTACATTGCTCGCAAACTTGAGCAAGAATCAAAGTTAATTGAAGATGATAGAAAATCCATTGACAAGTATCAG GAGGAGACAGAGTTGATGAAAAGGGAGATTGAAGATCTCAAGACAAATGCAAAGGTTTTCCAACTCAGCAAGTGTACAGCTTGTACTTTCACCCTTGATCTTCCAGCTGTCCATTTCATGTGCATGCATTCATTCCACCTCCGCTGCCTTGGGGACAACGAAAAAGAATGCCCGGAATGTGCACCTGAATATAGATCTATTATGGAGGCAAAGCAGAAGCTAGAACAAAACGCCAGGGACCATGACCTATTTTTCAGGCAGTTGAGGGGTTCGAAGGACGGATTTTCTGTCGTTGCGGACTATTTTAGCAAGGGCATAGTGAGCAAGACAACCGTACCGCCCGAGAATGGCCAATAG
- the LOC120640715 gene encoding uncharacterized protein LOC120640715 isoform X1: protein MGGAGGGGKNPGTGRRQESWDWEAAMPRRDAEEGAAGDKAAAAAAVRLANKIRKRRAVSSSGASDPAAGRRQRSRRPAVLLPQRRAGAGGHMSESSRSRHCRGGAVGTSARRLVDAFWQDMDKGMLLEADAAAARRSLVPWGGASTEMSKRSRSRSKILEADGKGSRRNGHGRWISADMTSIGSAIEVGTCSQDDVSRCPEEKTFNLQDLHNSLIASKELVKVLAHIWGPGEMNPSTVSLISALRSELDVARAHVRRFIREQKSDAHETEGLKKQLTEEMESWKVKQKEKVANALQFIVSELDSEKKSRKRAEKANKKLSIALANNEASLQAATKELEREKKSRGRVEKICSELIRGIDQDKAEVEALKRETEKGQEELQKEREMLQLADEWREQRVQMKLLEARLQFEEKNAAVNQLRDELQVYLDTRKDQKLTNDPMQLYHASETGAAAANAVACRNGGGCSDDSQDDASEGSDMHSIELNVDGISKTYTWSYTPSSKGRQRHESFSDRGMDGANSCRLERSFRDLDEELEGDWAEGCSNGILNFEHDEERYQAIKNLREQMLAGSGFILSQGRENAERKYCGL, encoded by the exons ATGG gaggagccggaggaggcggcaagAATCCTGGGACTGGGAGGCGGCAAGAATCCTGGGACTGGGAGGCTGCAATGCCGAGGCGGGATGCGGAGGAGGGAGCTGCCGGCGACaaggctgccgcggcggcggcggtgaggctgGCCAACAAGATCCGGAAGCGCCGCGCGGTGTCGTCGTCGGGGGCCTCGGACCCGGCCGCCGGGAGGAGGCAGCGGTCCAGGCGCCCAGCCGTGCTGCTGCCGCAGCGccgggccggcgcgggcgggcaCATGTCGGAGTCGTCCCGGAGCCGGCATTGCCGTGGCGGCGCCGTCGGCACGTCGGCAAGGAGGCTCGTCGACGCGTTCTGGCAGGATATGGACAAGGGTATGCTGCTTGAagcggacgccgcggcggcgcgccggagcTTGGTTCCCTGGGGCGGCGCGTCGACGGAG ATGTCAAAGAGGTCAAGAAGCCGGAGCAAGATTTTGGAGGCGGATGGCAAGGGAAGCAGGCGCAACGGGCATGGCCGGTGGATTTCGGCGGATATGACGAGCATTGGCAGTGCGATTGAG GTTGGTACATGCTCCCAAGATGATGTTTCAAGATGTCCTGAGGAGAAAACATTCAACCTGCAGGATCTGCACAACAGCTTGATTGCATCTAAAGAACTTGTCAAAGTACTAGCCCACATCTGGGGACCTGGAGAAATGAATCCGTCAACTGTCTCGCTCATTTCCGCACTGCGTTCTGAGCTTGATGTTGCTCGTGCTCATGTAAGGAGGTTTATCAGAGAACAAAAATCAGATGCCCACGAAACTGAGGGCTTAAAAAAGCAACTTACAGAAGAAATGGAATCTTGGAAGGTGAAGCAAAAGGAGAAGGTTGCAAATGCTCTCCAGTTCATAGTTTCGGAGCTGGACAGTGAGAAGAAGTCAAGGAAAAGAGCAGAGAAGGCAAACAAGAAGCTAAGCATTGCCTTAGCCAACAATGAAGCCTCGCTGCAGGCAGCAACAAAAGAACTCGAAAGGGAAAAGAAATCTAGAGGAAGAGTTGAGAAGATCTGCAGCGAGCTCATCAGAGGCATCGACCAGGACAAGGCTGAGGTGGAGGCGCTGAAGAGAGAAACTGAGAAGGGACAAGAAGAGCTTCAGAAAGAACGTGAGATGCTTCAGCTTGCGGATGAGTGGCGCGAACAGAGAGTTCAGATGAAGCTGCTGGAAGCACGGCTACAGTTTGAGGAGAAGAATGCAGCTGTTAATCAGCTGCGCGACGAACTCCAAGTGTATCTGGATACTAGGAAAGACCAGAAACTAACTAATGATCCAATGCAATTGTACCATGCATCTGAAACTGGCGCAGCTGCAGCTAATGCAGTTGCTTGCAGAAATGGTGGTGGCTGCAGCGATGACAGCCAAGACGATGCATCAGAAGGCAGTGACATGCACTCGATTGAGCTGAATGTTGACGGCATCAGCAAGACCTACACATGGAGCTATACTCCTTCCTCAAAAGGCAGGCAGAGGCATGAATCCTTTTCAGATAGAGGGATGGATGGTGCCAATTCATGCCGCTTAGAGCGAAGCTTTCGGGACCTGGATGAAGAATTGGAGGGAGACTGGGCAGAAGGGTGTAGCAACGGGATCCTGAACTTTGAGCATGATGAGGAGAGATATCAAGCCATCAAGAATCTAAGGGAGCAGATGCTGGCTGGGTCAGGGTTCATCCTGTCGCAGGGAAGAGAAAATGCTGAAAGGAAGTACTGTGGCTTGTAA
- the LOC120640715 gene encoding uncharacterized protein LOC120640715 isoform X2, translated as MPRRDAEEGAAGDKAAAAAAVRLANKIRKRRAVSSSGASDPAAGRRQRSRRPAVLLPQRRAGAGGHMSESSRSRHCRGGAVGTSARRLVDAFWQDMDKGMLLEADAAAARRSLVPWGGASTEMSKRSRSRSKILEADGKGSRRNGHGRWISADMTSIGSAIEVGTCSQDDVSRCPEEKTFNLQDLHNSLIASKELVKVLAHIWGPGEMNPSTVSLISALRSELDVARAHVRRFIREQKSDAHETEGLKKQLTEEMESWKVKQKEKVANALQFIVSELDSEKKSRKRAEKANKKLSIALANNEASLQAATKELEREKKSRGRVEKICSELIRGIDQDKAEVEALKRETEKGQEELQKEREMLQLADEWREQRVQMKLLEARLQFEEKNAAVNQLRDELQVYLDTRKDQKLTNDPMQLYHASETGAAAANAVACRNGGGCSDDSQDDASEGSDMHSIELNVDGISKTYTWSYTPSSKGRQRHESFSDRGMDGANSCRLERSFRDLDEELEGDWAEGCSNGILNFEHDEERYQAIKNLREQMLAGSGFILSQGRENAERKYCGL; from the exons ATGCCGAGGCGGGATGCGGAGGAGGGAGCTGCCGGCGACaaggctgccgcggcggcggcggtgaggctgGCCAACAAGATCCGGAAGCGCCGCGCGGTGTCGTCGTCGGGGGCCTCGGACCCGGCCGCCGGGAGGAGGCAGCGGTCCAGGCGCCCAGCCGTGCTGCTGCCGCAGCGccgggccggcgcgggcgggcaCATGTCGGAGTCGTCCCGGAGCCGGCATTGCCGTGGCGGCGCCGTCGGCACGTCGGCAAGGAGGCTCGTCGACGCGTTCTGGCAGGATATGGACAAGGGTATGCTGCTTGAagcggacgccgcggcggcgcgccggagcTTGGTTCCCTGGGGCGGCGCGTCGACGGAG ATGTCAAAGAGGTCAAGAAGCCGGAGCAAGATTTTGGAGGCGGATGGCAAGGGAAGCAGGCGCAACGGGCATGGCCGGTGGATTTCGGCGGATATGACGAGCATTGGCAGTGCGATTGAG GTTGGTACATGCTCCCAAGATGATGTTTCAAGATGTCCTGAGGAGAAAACATTCAACCTGCAGGATCTGCACAACAGCTTGATTGCATCTAAAGAACTTGTCAAAGTACTAGCCCACATCTGGGGACCTGGAGAAATGAATCCGTCAACTGTCTCGCTCATTTCCGCACTGCGTTCTGAGCTTGATGTTGCTCGTGCTCATGTAAGGAGGTTTATCAGAGAACAAAAATCAGATGCCCACGAAACTGAGGGCTTAAAAAAGCAACTTACAGAAGAAATGGAATCTTGGAAGGTGAAGCAAAAGGAGAAGGTTGCAAATGCTCTCCAGTTCATAGTTTCGGAGCTGGACAGTGAGAAGAAGTCAAGGAAAAGAGCAGAGAAGGCAAACAAGAAGCTAAGCATTGCCTTAGCCAACAATGAAGCCTCGCTGCAGGCAGCAACAAAAGAACTCGAAAGGGAAAAGAAATCTAGAGGAAGAGTTGAGAAGATCTGCAGCGAGCTCATCAGAGGCATCGACCAGGACAAGGCTGAGGTGGAGGCGCTGAAGAGAGAAACTGAGAAGGGACAAGAAGAGCTTCAGAAAGAACGTGAGATGCTTCAGCTTGCGGATGAGTGGCGCGAACAGAGAGTTCAGATGAAGCTGCTGGAAGCACGGCTACAGTTTGAGGAGAAGAATGCAGCTGTTAATCAGCTGCGCGACGAACTCCAAGTGTATCTGGATACTAGGAAAGACCAGAAACTAACTAATGATCCAATGCAATTGTACCATGCATCTGAAACTGGCGCAGCTGCAGCTAATGCAGTTGCTTGCAGAAATGGTGGTGGCTGCAGCGATGACAGCCAAGACGATGCATCAGAAGGCAGTGACATGCACTCGATTGAGCTGAATGTTGACGGCATCAGCAAGACCTACACATGGAGCTATACTCCTTCCTCAAAAGGCAGGCAGAGGCATGAATCCTTTTCAGATAGAGGGATGGATGGTGCCAATTCATGCCGCTTAGAGCGAAGCTTTCGGGACCTGGATGAAGAATTGGAGGGAGACTGGGCAGAAGGGTGTAGCAACGGGATCCTGAACTTTGAGCATGATGAGGAGAGATATCAAGCCATCAAGAATCTAAGGGAGCAGATGCTGGCTGGGTCAGGGTTCATCCTGTCGCAGGGAAGAGAAAATGCTGAAAGGAAGTACTGTGGCTTGTAA
- the LOC120640713 gene encoding vacuolar protein-sorting-associated protein 11 homolog isoform X1: MYQWRKFEFFEEKAAGRGGGGGGGSSAAAVPAEIAGRVTCCSGGRGRVAVGCDDGTVGLLDRGFRLSYGFQAHAASVLFLQQLKQRNVLVTVGDDDQSSSQSSAICLKVFDLDKVQEEGSSTTAPFCVQILRVFTDHFPQAKITSFMVLEEAPPILLIAIGLDNGFIYCIKGDIARERITRFKLQVEAASDGSTSLPITGLGFRVEGQAHQLFAVTPSSVTLFNLHVQPPRRQTLDQIGCQTNAVAMSDRMDLIIGRPEAVYFYEVDGRGPCWAFDGEKKFVGWFRGYLLCIIEDQRTQKGTLNVYDLKNRLIAHSMPVGDVSHLVCEWGYIILIMADKKIMCIGEKDMESKLDMLFKKNLYTIAINLVQSQQADPASTAEVLRKYGDHLYGKQEYDEAMSQYIHTIGHLEPSYVIQKFLDAKRIYNLTNYLEKLHDRGLASKDHTTLLLNCYTKLKDVEKLNDFIKDEDGIGEIKFDVETAIRVCRAAGYHEHAMFVAKKAGRHELYLKILLEDLGRYDEALQYISSLEANQAGLTVKEYGKILVEHRPAETVEILLRLCTDLGDPTTRRGSNSMHLLMIPSPIDFVNIFVHSAQYLMEFLENYIKAVKDSPAQTEIHNTLLELYISNDLSFLSISQENGFENHNTKETNGMETANGYKSGTRDKSNLGKEDTKIAKNIVDRRMKGLALLKSAWTSEMQDPLYDVDLALILCNTHAFKDGLLFLYEKLKLYKEVISCYKQAHDHEGLIACCKKLGDSSQGGDPSLWGDLLKYFGELGEDCSKEVKEVLTYIEKEDVVPPIVVLQTLSKNPFLTLSVVKDYIARKLEQESKLIEDDRKSIDKYQEETELMKREIEDLKTNAKVFQLSKCTACTFTLDLPAVHFMCMHSFHLRCLGDNEKECPECAPEYRSIMEAKQKLEQNARDHDLFFRQLRGSKDGFSVVADYFSKGIVSKTTVPPENGQ, from the exons ATGTACCAGTGGCGCAAGTTCGagttcttcgaggagaaggcggccggccgcggcgggggcgggggcggagggtcgtccgccgccgccgtgccggccgaGATCGCGGGCCGCGTCACCTGCTGCtcgggcggccgcggccgcgtcgcGGTGGGGTGCGACGACGGCACCGTCGGGCTCCTCGACCGCGGGTTCCGCCTCTCCTACGGCTTCCAAGCCCACGCCGCCTCCGTCCTCTTCCTCCAGCAGCTCAAG CAAAGGAATGTTCTTGTCACCGTTGGAGATGATGATCAGTCGTCTTCGCAGTCATCAGCAATATGTCTCAAGGTTTTTGACCTTGACAAAGTACAAGAAGAGGGATCAAGTACAACAGCTCCTTTCTGTGTTCAAATTTTGCGGGTCTTCACAGATCACTTTCCTCAAGCAAAG ATTACATCATTTATGGTTCTAGAAGAAGCACCACCTATACTGTTAATTGCCATTGGACTGGACAATGGTTTCATTTATTGCATCAAAGGTGACATTGCACGTGAGCGTATTACACGCTTCAAGTTGCAGGTTGAGGCTGCTTCAGATGGCAGCACTAGTTTGCCTATCACTGGCCTTGGTTTCCGAGTTGAGGGGCAAGCACATCAGCTCTTTGCTGTAACTCCTAGTTCTGTAACCTTGTTCAACTTGCATGTTCAACCACCAAGGAGGCAAACACTTGATCAGATTGGTTGCCAGACTAATGCTGTGGCAATGAGTGACCGAATG GATCTAATTATCGGTAGACCTGAAGCTGTGTATTTCTATGAAGTTGATGGTAGGGGTCCTTGTTGGGCATTTGATGGTGAGAAAAAGTTCGTAGGTTGGTTTCGAGGCTACTTACTTTGCATTATCGAAGATCAGAGGACTCAGAAGGGTACCCTTAATGTTTATGACCTTAAGAATCGTCTAATTGCACATAGCATGCCTGTGGGGGATGTTTCACACTTGGTCTGTGAGTGGGGTTATATTATTCTTATTATGGCTGACAAAAAGATTATGTGCATTGGAGAGAAAGACATGGAAAGTAAGCTTGACATGTTGTTCAAGAAAAATCTTTATACAATTGCAATCAATCTTGTACAAAGTCAGCAGGCTGATCCTGCTTCGACTGCTGAGGTTCTGCGAAAGTATGGTGACCATCTGTATGGGAAACAGGAATATGATGAGGCTATGTCCCAGTATATCCACACAATTGGTCATCTTGAACCATCATATGTTATACAGAAGTTCCTTGATGCAAAGCGCATCTACAACCTGACAAATTATTTAGAGAAGTTACATGATAGAGGGTTAGCATCCAAAGACCACACCACCCTTCTGTTGAACTGCTATACCAAATTGAAAGATGTGGAGAAACTTAACgatttcatcaaagatgaaGATGGGATAGGTGAAATAAAGTTTGATGTGGAAACTGCTATAAGAGTATGCCGTGCTGCTGGATATCATGAGCATGCTATGTTTGTGGCAAAAAAGGCCGGGAGGCATGAGTTGTACTTGAAAATTTTACTTGAGGATCTGGGTAGATATGATGAGGCACTGCAATATATATCTAGTCTTGAGGCAAATCAAGCAGGTCTTACTGTAAAAGAATATGGGAAAATTCTTGTGGAACATAGACCTGCTGAAACAGTTGAAATACTATTAAGGCTCTGTACCGATCTTGGAGATCCTACAACAAGAAGAGGTTCAAACAGCATGCACTTGCTTATGATACCATCGCCAATAGATTTTGTGAATATATTTGTGCACAGCGCACAATATCTTATGGAATTTCTGGAAAATTATATCAAAGCAGTCAAGGACTCACCTGCGCAGACAGAAATTCATAACACCCTTCTGGAGCTCTATATTTCAAATGATTTGAGCTTCCTTTCTATCTCACAAGAAAATGGCTTTGAGAATCACAATACCAAAGAAACGAATGGTATGGAAACTGCAAATGGCTATAAGTCTGGAACAAGAGACAAATCAAATCTAGGAAAAGAAGATACTAAAATAGCAAAGAATATTGTTGATAGGAGGATGAAAGGGCTTGCATTACTCAAATCTGCTTGGACATCTGAGATGCAAGATCCTTTGTATGATGTTGATCTTGCTCTTATTCTTTGTAATACACATGCATTCAAAGATGGATTGCTCTTTCTGTATGAGAAACTAAAACTTTACAAAGAAGTTATTAGTTGTTACAAGCAAGCTCACGATCACGAAGGTTTAATTGCATGCTGCAAGAAGCTGGGGGACTCGTCTCAAGGAGGGGATCCATCTCTGTGGGGTGATCTGTTGAAGTATTTTGGGGAACTCGGGGAAGACTGCTCTAAAGAAGTTAAAGAGGTCTTGACCTACATTGAAAAGGAGGATGTTGTGCCTCCCATTGTTGTGCTACAGACACTATCAAAAAACCCATTTTTGACGCTCTCAGTTGTCAAGGATTACATTGCTCGCAAACTTGAGCAAGAATCAAAGTTAATTGAAGATGATAGAAAATCCATTGACAAGTATCAG GAGGAGACAGAGTTGATGAAAAGGGAGATTGAAGATCTCAAGACAAATGCAAAGGTTTTCCAACTCAGCAAGTGTACAGCTTGTACTTTCACCCTTGATCTTCCAGCTGTCCATTTCATGTGCATGCATTCATTCCACCTCCGCTGCCTTGGGGACAACGAAAAAGAATGCCCGGAATGTGCACCTGAATATAGATCTATTATGGAGGCAAAGCAGAAGCTAGAACAAAACGCCAGGGACCATGACCTATTTTTCAGGCAGTTGAGGGGTTCGAAGGACGGATTTTCTGTCGTTGCGGACTATTTTAGCAAGGGCATAGTGAGCAAGACAACCGTACCGCCCGAGAATGGCCAATAG
- the LOC120640714 gene encoding DNA-directed RNA polymerases II, IV and V subunit 9B-like has product MSTMKFCRECNNILYPKEDRDRCTIFFACRNCEHQEVSDNNCVYRNEVHHTAGERTQVLQDVASDPTLPRTKTVRCALCGHGEAVFFQATARGEEGMTLFFVCCSPDCGHRWRE; this is encoded by the exons ATGAGTACCATGAAGTTTTGCCGCGAGTG caacaacatcctGTACCCCAAGGAGGACAGGGACAGATGCACCATCTTCTTTGCATGTCGCAACTGCGAGCACCAG GAGGTCTCTGACAATAACTGCGTCTATCGGAATGAGGTGCACCACACTGCTGGGGAGCGAACACAGGTCTTGCAGGATGTAGCTTCTGACCCAACTCTTCCCAGAACCAAGACCGTCCGCTGCGCTCTCTGTGGGCACGGAGAGGCTGTTTTCTTCCAG GCTACGGCAAGAGGGGAGGAGGGGATGACCCTGTTCTTTGTGTGCTGCAGCCCTGATTGCGGTCACCGGTGGAGGGAATGA